One Centropristis striata isolate RG_2023a ecotype Rhode Island chromosome 22, C.striata_1.0, whole genome shotgun sequence genomic window carries:
- the LOC131960948 gene encoding NXPE family member 3-like isoform X1 — protein MKTIMKARVCTRKEYVAIFLFLAVFAFIFLLRNTDNLKSQTKVKSTTIVPKVSTEPDMHHSFCTFQPRSPEDALEERRLLDSIAWPEAPPLSDPLSLNQTSDPAHSTFTILPGRTGGQWHVGDQLEIIIKMSDFQGRPKKSGGDFLLVQLHNQKLGAGVVGQVVDHLNGSYSAVFSLLWEGDAQVEVMLVHPREAIPVLNRLNSEQPDRIFFQSVFRLGYRSETATCNVWLRQTNRPLCNYTDLRTGEPWFCYKPKMLSCGARISHVMGGFEKKIKAYEEKLFESAVNMKVSLWASGPSNITVLPKKEGQSDVKSSIVTSGPSGYYYQGVWRALGGTTVHQFNDSSVISQCLKGKVVHMYGDSTIRQLFEYLNATLPDLKKFNLHSPKQVGPFMALDYANNILVTYRCHGPPIRFAEVQTSQLRYIANELDGVTGGTNTVIVLGIWSHFSTFPMEIYIRRLQTIRRAVVRLLDRSPGTLVIIRTANPKALGLYETLTNSDWYSLQRDKVLRAMFKGLNVHLLDAWEMVLAHHLPHSLHPQPPIIKNMIDVLLSNVCPQKRGQGFGFAGGEEWRFKNSLSL, from the exons ATGAAGACGATCATGAAGGCCAGAGTTTGTACAAGAAAGGAGTACGTTgccatttttctctttctggcTGTCTTTGCCTTCATCTTTCTGCTACGTAACACGGACAATCTGAAG TCTCAGACTAAAGTGAAGTCCACCACCATCGTCCCAAAAGTTTCCACTGAGCCTGACATGCATCACAGCTTCTGCACCTTCCAGCCACGATCCCCTGAGGATGCACTGGAGGAACGCCGTCTACTAGACTCCATTGCTTGGCCTGAAGCTCCGCCTCTCTCAGATCCTCTTTCCCTGAATCAGACCAGTGATCCAGCTCACAGCACCTTCACCATTCTCCcagggaggacaggaggacagtgGCATGTCGGCGATCAGCTGGAGATTATTATCAAAATGTCTGATTTCCAGGGCCGTCCCAAGAAGTCTGGGGGAGACTTCTTACTCGTCCAGCTGCACAATCAGAAGCTTGGTGCAGGTGTGGTTGGGCAGGTGGTGGATCATCTCAATGGCAGCTACTCTGCTGTTTTCTCTTTGCTCTGGGAAGGAGACGCACAGGTTGAG GTGATGCTGGTTCACCCTCGTGAGGCTATTCCAGTGCTGAACAGGCTGAACAGTGAACAGCCTGACAGGATTTTCTTTCAGAGTGTCTTCCGCTTAGGCTACCGCTCTGAAACTGCCACCTGTAACGTGTGGCTACGTCAAACCAATCGGCCGCTGTGCAACTACACTGACCTCCGGACAGGCGAACCTTGGTTCTGCTACAAGCCAAAGATGTTGAGTTGTGGTGCCAGGATCAGCCATGTGATGGGAggatttgaaaagaaaatcaaGGCCTATGAGGAGAAGCTCTTTGAAAG TGCTGTCAACATGAAAGTCTCCCTTTGGGCTTCAGGACCTTCCAATATCACTGTATTGCCAAAAAAGGAag GTCAATCAGATGTGAAGAGCAGCATTGTGACATCTGGACCCTCTGGCTATTACTACCAGGGTGTGTGGCGAGCACTAGGTGGCACCACAGTTCACCAGTTCAACGACTCCTCTGTTATCAGTCAGTGTCTGAAAGGCAAAGTGGTCCACATGTATGGAGACTCCACCATCAGGCAGTTGTTTGAATACCTCAACGCAACACTACCAG ATCTTAAGAAGTTTAACCTGCACAGCCCAAAGCAAGTTGGACCTTTCATGGCTTTAGACTATGCAAACAACATCTTGGTGACGTATCGATGTCATGGTCCTCCGATACGATTTGCTGAAGTCCAAACCAGTCAGCTTCGTTATATTGCCAATGAACTGGATGGTGTAACTGGAGGCACCAACACTGTCATCGTTCTTGGCATCTGGTCTCACTTCAGCACTTTCCCCATGGAGATCTACATCCGGCGGCTGCAGACCATCCGCAGGGCGGTGGTGCGGCtgctggacaggtctccaggtACGCTGGTCATCATCCGGACAGCGAACCCCAAAGCTTTGGGTCTTTATGAGACGTTAACCAACAGTGACTGGTACTCACTGCAGCGTGATAAGGTGCTCAGAGCCATGTTCAAAGGACTGAATGTTCATCTGCTCGATGCCTGGGAGATGGTCCTGGCCCACCACCTACCTCACAGCCTCCACCCACAACCTCCCATTATTAAGAATATGATTGACGTTCTCTTGTCCAACGTGTGCCCTCAAAAAAGGGGTCAAGGGTTTGGGTTTGCTGGGGGAGAGGAGTGGAGATTCAAGAACTCACTGAGTTTGTAG
- the LOC131960948 gene encoding NXPE family member 3-like isoform X2 — translation MKTIMKARVCTRKEYVAIFLFLAVFAFIFLLRNTDNLKVMLVHPREAIPVLNRLNSEQPDRIFFQSVFRLGYRSETATCNVWLRQTNRPLCNYTDLRTGEPWFCYKPKMLSCGARISHVMGGFEKKIKAYEEKLFESAVNMKVSLWASGPSNITVLPKKEGQSDVKSSIVTSGPSGYYYQGVWRALGGTTVHQFNDSSVISQCLKGKVVHMYGDSTIRQLFEYLNATLPDLKKFNLHSPKQVGPFMALDYANNILVTYRCHGPPIRFAEVQTSQLRYIANELDGVTGGTNTVIVLGIWSHFSTFPMEIYIRRLQTIRRAVVRLLDRSPGTLVIIRTANPKALGLYETLTNSDWYSLQRDKVLRAMFKGLNVHLLDAWEMVLAHHLPHSLHPQPPIIKNMIDVLLSNVCPQKRGQGFGFAGGEEWRFKNSLSL, via the exons ATGAAGACGATCATGAAGGCCAGAGTTTGTACAAGAAAGGAGTACGTTgccatttttctctttctggcTGTCTTTGCCTTCATCTTTCTGCTACGTAACACGGACAATCTGAAG GTGATGCTGGTTCACCCTCGTGAGGCTATTCCAGTGCTGAACAGGCTGAACAGTGAACAGCCTGACAGGATTTTCTTTCAGAGTGTCTTCCGCTTAGGCTACCGCTCTGAAACTGCCACCTGTAACGTGTGGCTACGTCAAACCAATCGGCCGCTGTGCAACTACACTGACCTCCGGACAGGCGAACCTTGGTTCTGCTACAAGCCAAAGATGTTGAGTTGTGGTGCCAGGATCAGCCATGTGATGGGAggatttgaaaagaaaatcaaGGCCTATGAGGAGAAGCTCTTTGAAAG TGCTGTCAACATGAAAGTCTCCCTTTGGGCTTCAGGACCTTCCAATATCACTGTATTGCCAAAAAAGGAag GTCAATCAGATGTGAAGAGCAGCATTGTGACATCTGGACCCTCTGGCTATTACTACCAGGGTGTGTGGCGAGCACTAGGTGGCACCACAGTTCACCAGTTCAACGACTCCTCTGTTATCAGTCAGTGTCTGAAAGGCAAAGTGGTCCACATGTATGGAGACTCCACCATCAGGCAGTTGTTTGAATACCTCAACGCAACACTACCAG ATCTTAAGAAGTTTAACCTGCACAGCCCAAAGCAAGTTGGACCTTTCATGGCTTTAGACTATGCAAACAACATCTTGGTGACGTATCGATGTCATGGTCCTCCGATACGATTTGCTGAAGTCCAAACCAGTCAGCTTCGTTATATTGCCAATGAACTGGATGGTGTAACTGGAGGCACCAACACTGTCATCGTTCTTGGCATCTGGTCTCACTTCAGCACTTTCCCCATGGAGATCTACATCCGGCGGCTGCAGACCATCCGCAGGGCGGTGGTGCGGCtgctggacaggtctccaggtACGCTGGTCATCATCCGGACAGCGAACCCCAAAGCTTTGGGTCTTTATGAGACGTTAACCAACAGTGACTGGTACTCACTGCAGCGTGATAAGGTGCTCAGAGCCATGTTCAAAGGACTGAATGTTCATCTGCTCGATGCCTGGGAGATGGTCCTGGCCCACCACCTACCTCACAGCCTCCACCCACAACCTCCCATTATTAAGAATATGATTGACGTTCTCTTGTCCAACGTGTGCCCTCAAAAAAGGGGTCAAGGGTTTGGGTTTGCTGGGGGAGAGGAGTGGAGATTCAAGAACTCACTGAGTTTGTAG